Proteins co-encoded in one Lentisphaera araneosa HTCC2155 genomic window:
- a CDS encoding polysaccharide biosynthesis/export family protein codes for MFKKIFPLLVLLTSSLFSEEKDLISYGDLVHVSMKEDQEIVYEGEVSTNGFITLPYLGAIKISDINEEEAENVLKTALEKDLYQKATVSVVVVKKAIGHIYIYGAVEEPGKVEIPVKGTISLAQAISEVSGFSKWADPKKAYIIINSDKNKLITKAVNFEAIYNDLAGSANISLRKDDMIIIPSLADGAVTPGSIEVIVEGKVEEPGVVLFEPGERPTLVRAIIKAGNFNKFADKSDVRLVRRSAGKTEIIQVDVKEMLEKGQIHKDIKLQSGDLIIIDESWL; via the coding sequence ATGTTTAAAAAAATATTTCCCTTACTTGTCTTATTGACAAGCAGCCTTTTTTCTGAAGAGAAAGATCTTATTAGTTACGGCGATTTAGTACACGTCAGTATGAAAGAAGATCAAGAGATTGTCTATGAAGGTGAAGTTAGTACAAATGGCTTCATCACCCTACCCTACTTAGGTGCTATCAAAATATCCGATATAAATGAAGAAGAAGCAGAAAATGTTTTAAAGACTGCCTTAGAAAAGGATTTATATCAGAAGGCTACCGTCAGCGTCGTCGTGGTTAAAAAAGCGATTGGTCACATATATATTTATGGAGCTGTAGAAGAACCTGGCAAAGTAGAAATTCCCGTAAAAGGTACCATAAGTTTGGCCCAAGCTATCTCTGAAGTGAGTGGTTTCTCAAAATGGGCTGACCCCAAGAAGGCCTACATAATTATTAATAGCGACAAGAATAAATTAATCACCAAAGCCGTTAATTTTGAAGCTATCTACAATGATTTAGCTGGCTCAGCTAATATAAGTTTACGCAAGGATGATATGATTATCATCCCTTCTCTTGCTGATGGCGCTGTCACTCCAGGATCCATCGAAGTGATTGTGGAAGGTAAGGTTGAGGAACCGGGAGTTGTCTTGTTTGAGCCAGGTGAAAGGCCTACACTCGTAAGAGCGATCATCAAAGCTGGCAACTTCAATAAATTCGCGGATAAAAGCGATGTTCGCTTAGTGAGAAGAAGTGCAGGCAAAACAGAAATTATTCAAGTAGACGTGAAAGAAATGCTTGAGAAAGGCCAGATTCACAAAGACATAAAATTACAATCAGGTGACTTAATCATTATTGATGAATCCTGGCTATAA
- a CDS encoding polysaccharide biosynthesis tyrosine autokinase, translating to MKQNHSDEIEKEIDLLSYFLVVLRYWWIIAPITALGGVAAYFLAQALPPKFEADCRFEIIQNKVSQLSEDVDDKALNAVKSRKYSLLDRHIVLLKSEKLNKSVEKVILNNFPDLRELKLLKKKIFEVEITPVKGAAQSMLDISIVSPDVSASKEYLLKLLGEYAKMRVEENRLTTETTRLALENEEKSIDTKIKKQSDFILDYKIDNNYVFMSTKNEFDKEYISELFSKSNQKKLQLGVLEANIDELELSNMEDSKFSSVIDALMSIQGDQKSEFVFKDVSEWKSRQVILGSYIAEYDILLEKFKPGHPNMEELQKKIDIITKEIQAYRKNIVRLIKSRVETLKVEYKSYIARAIELEKTFANSGVLINEIESLEGRLDQLNELKSNIRSKLILLNENVDDKYITRIIREPFAEENPVFPSIPKFTLAGALLFNLASSFLVIILFYGKSKRYNFAKVINDYQAPILSVIPKFASSLAKKNPQFLNELPKNSVLAESYRSLRLNIEQKSSGKLIMFTSFGPAEGKTTTSLNTALCCAWTDKKILLIDADFRRSTLRKSFPEMPHKGLLDFLKSDDHDIEDYIISKASGKMDYLPAGNNDEYVTELLDGKKMETLLTHLRNTYDLVIFDTAPAVRVVDTVHLAEKTDGTIIVARMGRTYPKDVEATLNRLPKDKVVGIVMNDFKQSDLKFTSQSENNAYGSNAYAYSYNSYSTYKDSY from the coding sequence ATGAAACAAAACCATTCAGATGAAATCGAAAAAGAAATCGATTTACTCAGTTATTTTCTCGTTGTTTTACGTTATTGGTGGATTATTGCCCCAATTACAGCCTTAGGTGGCGTCGCTGCCTACTTTTTGGCACAAGCCCTCCCTCCTAAGTTTGAAGCTGATTGCCGTTTTGAAATTATTCAAAATAAAGTCAGTCAACTTAGTGAAGATGTAGATGACAAAGCATTAAATGCAGTCAAATCCAGGAAATATTCTCTCTTAGATAGGCATATAGTTTTGCTGAAAAGTGAAAAACTCAACAAATCTGTTGAGAAAGTAATTTTAAATAATTTTCCAGACTTAAGAGAATTAAAGCTTTTAAAAAAGAAAATTTTTGAAGTTGAAATTACTCCTGTTAAAGGTGCTGCTCAATCGATGCTTGATATATCTATTGTATCGCCGGATGTCAGTGCTTCAAAAGAATACCTATTAAAACTCTTAGGTGAATATGCCAAAATGCGTGTTGAAGAAAATAGATTAACTACTGAGACGACGCGCCTTGCCCTCGAAAATGAGGAAAAATCTATTGATACAAAAATCAAGAAACAATCGGATTTCATTTTAGATTATAAAATTGACAATAATTATGTTTTTATGTCAACAAAAAATGAATTTGATAAAGAATATATTTCTGAATTATTTAGCAAATCGAATCAAAAAAAATTACAACTAGGGGTTCTTGAAGCTAATATCGATGAACTTGAACTCTCCAACATGGAAGATAGCAAATTTTCATCAGTTATTGATGCCCTCATGTCTATACAAGGGGATCAAAAATCAGAGTTTGTCTTCAAAGACGTAAGTGAATGGAAATCGAGGCAAGTCATTTTGGGTAGCTACATTGCTGAATACGATATTCTTTTAGAAAAATTCAAACCAGGTCATCCAAATATGGAAGAGCTGCAGAAAAAAATTGATATTATTACAAAGGAAATACAAGCCTACCGAAAAAATATTGTTCGCTTGATCAAAAGCAGGGTTGAAACACTGAAAGTAGAATACAAGTCCTACATTGCTCGCGCAATCGAACTTGAAAAAACTTTTGCCAATAGTGGCGTGCTTATAAATGAAATTGAAAGTCTTGAAGGGCGTTTAGATCAATTAAATGAACTCAAATCCAATATTCGTTCCAAACTCATTTTACTTAATGAGAATGTCGATGACAAATACATAACGCGAATCATTCGTGAACCTTTTGCTGAAGAAAACCCCGTTTTCCCCTCGATACCAAAATTCACTTTAGCTGGGGCCTTACTCTTTAATTTGGCCTCATCATTTCTTGTTATCATTCTTTTTTATGGTAAATCTAAGCGCTATAATTTTGCTAAAGTCATCAATGATTACCAGGCACCAATTCTTAGCGTGATTCCTAAGTTTGCTAGTTCTCTAGCCAAAAAGAATCCACAATTCCTCAATGAACTTCCCAAGAACTCTGTCTTAGCAGAATCTTATCGTTCTTTGCGCCTCAATATTGAGCAAAAATCCAGCGGTAAACTCATTATGTTCACTTCATTTGGCCCCGCGGAAGGGAAGACCACCACTTCCTTGAATACAGCACTCTGTTGTGCATGGACTGACAAAAAGATCCTCTTGATTGATGCTGACTTTCGTCGTTCTACTTTGAGGAAAAGTTTTCCTGAGATGCCCCACAAGGGCCTGCTAGATTTCTTGAAAAGTGACGATCATGACATAGAAGATTATATTATAAGTAAAGCTTCAGGAAAGATGGATTATTTACCTGCTGGAAATAATGATGAATATGTGACTGAACTTTTAGACGGCAAAAAAATGGAAACTCTATTGACTCATTTGAGAAATACTTATGATTTAGTTATCTTTGATACGGCGCCAGCCGTTAGAGTTGTCGACACTGTACATCTAGCTGAAAAAACAGATGGCACAATCATTGTTGCACGTATGGGTAGAACTTATCCGAAAGATGTGGAGGCCACGCTCAATCGTCTTCCTAAGGATAAAGTTGTTGGGATAGTGATGAACGACTTTAAACAGTCCGATTTAAAGTTTACTTCGCAATCAGAAAACAATGCCTACGGAAGTAATGCTTACGCCTATTCGTACAACTCTTACTCGACTTACAAAGATTCCTATTAA
- a CDS encoding O-antigen ligase family protein, whose amino-acid sequence MNIFVLILCASLLHFFAGGLVPEALYSACLILNLTACLELYKQIKAGRIYDPIIILGTLLLYLLAQAFFIADFNLISSAETRLARESVHYLIDQLQPLGLIEAQKMQTYLGQSYWLGIHTYLIWLMLPASLFLTASLTHKDKIILVYSLICLASFNIIAVYLSTNFVNFGGKVWGIFDIGIKKPLGVFGLSNHYGVYLCFFLPFITIQIINFIQKKKLSLIIAHCALLIFFIYGTLISGSRGAFLICAIAFTASLLLYKNKKFNTKSIKYTLVSFFIILFAALTPSAIDRELNKRGIESETRLKLYMKAPEILLDYPQGLGPGAYYHTAASYITKEHHSNRMANHSENTYLQIILEYGIGFSIILVILVLFLTKVAVRNYNNTSSSSRIKTASLVAVICFLIHGLYDNPIEVPVYSYTIVIFFGLLLCKAPKYQIGIDNPNKKYFSLTAYILPVLAIFSTLDFYKMFDNSYRFKHMYSYHKKANLNELILNLQYQAHSWHNWYFLSKSLRQFNRKETNLLVEYCLKQAAFNHPNQSDLWLRLAWARKQNNDLEPASKSYRRYFLLTRQNQRKKIKKEALNFISEEEYERLLHMELPMQERTREYIRRI is encoded by the coding sequence TTGAATATATTTGTACTGATCCTTTGTGCCAGCCTTCTGCATTTTTTTGCAGGGGGCTTAGTACCTGAAGCCCTTTATAGCGCCTGCTTAATCCTTAATTTAACTGCCTGCTTAGAATTGTACAAACAAATTAAAGCAGGGAGAATATATGATCCCATAATTATCTTGGGCACTTTGCTTCTTTATCTTTTGGCTCAAGCTTTTTTTATAGCTGATTTTAACTTAATTAGCTCAGCTGAAACTAGGCTCGCAAGAGAATCTGTTCATTATTTAATTGATCAACTGCAGCCTCTTGGCCTCATTGAGGCACAGAAAATGCAAACTTACCTCGGTCAATCTTATTGGCTTGGAATACATACTTATTTAATTTGGCTCATGCTTCCAGCTAGTTTGTTTTTGACTGCAAGTTTGACGCACAAAGATAAAATCATTTTAGTCTACAGCTTAATTTGTCTGGCTTCATTTAATATTATTGCCGTTTATTTATCCACCAACTTTGTGAACTTTGGTGGAAAAGTGTGGGGCATTTTTGATATAGGCATCAAAAAACCTCTTGGGGTTTTTGGTTTATCTAATCACTATGGTGTCTACCTATGTTTCTTTTTACCTTTCATTACTATTCAAATAATTAATTTTATTCAAAAGAAAAAGCTTTCCTTAATCATCGCACATTGTGCTCTGCTAATTTTTTTCATCTATGGAACCTTAATTTCTGGCTCTAGGGGTGCTTTTTTAATTTGTGCTATTGCTTTTACTGCTTCTTTACTATTGTACAAAAATAAGAAGTTTAATACAAAATCCATTAAGTACACTTTAGTAAGCTTTTTCATCATTCTTTTTGCAGCCCTGACACCCTCGGCCATAGACCGTGAACTCAACAAAAGAGGCATTGAATCAGAGACTCGACTCAAACTCTACATGAAGGCGCCGGAAATCCTTTTAGATTATCCTCAAGGCCTTGGCCCCGGTGCTTATTATCATACTGCAGCCTCTTACATTACAAAAGAGCATCATAGCAATAGGATGGCAAATCATTCAGAAAACACATATCTTCAAATCATCTTAGAATATGGCATAGGCTTCTCAATCATTTTAGTCATATTAGTCTTGTTCCTAACAAAAGTCGCTGTTCGTAATTATAACAATACAAGTTCTTCTAGTCGAATTAAAACAGCATCATTAGTTGCCGTCATATGCTTTCTTATCCACGGCTTATATGATAACCCTATAGAAGTCCCGGTTTACAGCTATACAATTGTGATATTTTTTGGGCTATTATTATGCAAGGCACCAAAATACCAGATAGGCATTGATAATCCTAATAAAAAATATTTCTCATTAACAGCCTATATATTACCGGTTCTTGCTATTTTTAGTACACTTGATTTCTACAAAATGTTCGATAATTCATATCGCTTTAAACATATGTACAGCTACCATAAAAAAGCTAATCTAAACGAGCTAATCCTTAATTTGCAATACCAAGCTCATTCATGGCATAATTGGTATTTTCTTTCAAAGTCTTTGCGTCAATTTAATCGTAAAGAAACTAACTTACTTGTTGAATATTGTCTCAAACAAGCGGCTTTTAATCATCCCAATCAATCTGATCTTTGGTTAAGACTTGCCTGGGCAAGAAAACAAAACAATGACTTAGAGCCTGCATCTAAATCCTACAGAAGGTACTTTCTCTTAACCAGACAAAATCAGCGCAAGAAGATAAAAAAAGAAGCGCTAAATTTTATCTCGGAAGAAGAATATGAAAGGCTTCTTCATATGGAATTACCTATGCAAGAACGCACGCGCGAATATATTCGCCGCATTTAA